CGCCAATCACCCTAGCACACGCGCCGCTGGCTCGCAGGGGTGGGTGCTCGCCTGATTGCAGCCGAGTAACTCCCTCTGGTAGGGTGCGCGCATGATCATTGGACCACTGGCGACAGTGCTGCTGCTGGTTGTTGTTGCGCTGGCGGCAGGGGTCAAAGTGCTGAGCGAGTACGAACGCGGGGTGGTGTTCCGGCTCGGCCGCCTGGTGCCGGTGCGCGGACCCGGCATCATCTACGTCATCCCGCTGATCGAGCAGTTGCAGCGCCTCGACTTACGCACGATCACGCTGGATGTGCCCTCCCAGGACGTGATCACGCGCGATAACGTGTCGGTGAAGGTCAGCGCCGTGCTGTACTTCCGCGTTGTTGATGCCGGGCGTGCGGTGGTCGAGGTCCAGAACTTCATGTATGCGACCTCGCAAATCGCGCAGACCACGTTGCGCAGCGTCTGCGGACAGGCGCACCTCGACGAGCTGCTGGCTGAGCGCGAGAAGTTCAACGCCCGCCTGCAAGAGATCATCGACATGCACACTGAGCCGTGGGGGGTCAAAGTGGTGTCGGTGGAGGTGAAGCACATCGACCTGCCGCTCGAGATGCAGCGGGCGATGGCGCGCCAGGCCGAGGCGGAACGGCTGCGGCGCTCCAAAGTAATCAACGCCGAAGGCGAGTACCAGGCGGCTGCGCGCCTGGCGGAGGCCGCCGACGTGATGCAGGCCGAGCCGGTGGCAATCCAGCTGCGCTTGCTGCAGGCCCTGGCGCAGGTGGGCACCGAGCGCAATCACACGGTGGTGGTGCCCATCCCGATCGACGTGATCCGGGCGCTTATGGCTCGCCGCTGACAACCGCGGCCGTTGTTGCCCCGAGCTGGAATCGCCCTCAGCCATGCCGATCGATCAGCAAACGCACGCGCAGCGGCGCCGTGCGGTTATGGACCGCATCGGTCCCGAGTCGGCTGCCCTATTCGTCGCCGCCCCGGTGGTGCTGCGCTCGCACGATACCGAGTATCGCCATCGCCAAGACAGCGACTTCTACTATCTCACGGGTGTGCTCGAACCCGACGCCGTCTGCCTGCTGCTGCCCGCGCAGCCGGAGGGCGAGGAGTTCGTGCTCTTCGTTCAGCCGCGTGATCCGGAGCGCGAGAGCTGGGCCGGGGCACGCATGGGGGTCGAGGGTGCAGTAGCGCGCTATGGCGCCAACGTGGCCTACACCCTAGACGAGTTGGATGAGAAGATTCTCGCCTACGTCGGCGCCCGCGAGCGCTTGTATTGCTGCCTGACGCAGCCCCCGGAGTTGACCGCCCGTATCTTGGGTTGGCTGCGGCAGTGGCGCCGGCAGCGCCCGCGCAGCGGTCAGGGGCCGGTGGCGCTCTGTGATCCGAGCACCGTCGTGCACGAGCTGCGCCTGTTCAAGGACGAGCAGGAGCTGGCGGCGATGCGGCGCGCCGCTGCCATTGCCGCCGCGGCGCATCTGACGGCCATGCGCGCCGTGCGGCCCGGCGTGTGCGAGTACGAGATCGAAGCGCTGCTGGACTACACCTTTCGCAAACAGGGCGCCTGGGGACCCGCCTACCCCTCGATCGTGGCCTCGGGGAGCAATGCCACGGTGCTGCACTACACCGCCAATGATCGGGTGATGCAGGACGGCGATCTCGTCCTGATTGATGCCGGCGCCGAGTTCGAGGGCTACTGCTCTGATATCACGCGCACCTACCCGGTCGGCCCCGACTTCAGCGGGCCGCAACGTGACCTCTACGAACTGGTGCTGCACGCGCAGCTGGCGGCAATCGAGATGATCCGGCCCGGCGTGCGGGTGGACGAAATCCATCAGCACACCGTCAAGCTGTTGGTGGAAGGCTTGGTGACGCTCGGCGTTCTCGCCGGCAACCCCGCCGAAATTATCGAGAAGGAAGAGTACAAGCAGCTGTACCTGCACCGTACCAGTCACTGGCTCGGTTTGGATGTGCACGATGCCGGCCTGTACAAGATCGCCGGCGAGTCGCGCTTGCTGGAGCCGGGCATGGTGCTGACGGTTGAGCCCGGCATCTACGCCGGCAACCAGGCTCAGAGTGTGGCGGCCAAATGGTCCGGCATCGGTGTGCGGATCGAGGACGATGTGTTGGTAACGGCGGCCGGGCACGAGGTGCTCTCCGCCGCCGTACCCAAGAGCCTCGCCGAGCTGGCAGCGGTGCGCCGCTGGAGCCGCCGGGCCCGGGCCACGCCCGGCGGCCAAGTGTGAGCGCAAACCCGCTGCCGCTACTGGGCGGCGACGGCGATTTTGCGCGGCTTCGCGGCCTCGGCCTTGGGTAACTCCAACTCGAGTACACCGTTGGTGATGCGGGCGGTGATGCGAGTACTGTCAATGCGATCGGACAACGTGAAGCGCCGCTGGTAGTTGCCGACGCGATACTCGGTATAAACCGGGTTCAGGTTGTCATATTCCTGCAGCGCCACTTGGCCGGAGATAGCCAGGACGCCGTCGGCCAAGCTCACGTCGACGCTCTTCTCATCCACCCCCGGCATATCGGCCCAGAGCCAGAGCTTGTCGGGAGTCTCGTAGATATCCACGTCCGGCATGAACGTGCGGCCAGCGCGGGTGTGTTCTTCCTTGGCGAGTTCCTTCTTGGTGCGGACGCTCAGTTCTTGTTCTGTCATGGCCGGTCCTCCGACGTCAGCGATTGCGTTCAGGCCGTTTGCACGGTGATTTGGCGCGGCTTGGCGGCTTCCCGCTTGGGGATGCGAATGGTGAGCAGGCCGTACTTGCAAAGCGCTTCGGCCTTGCCCGGATCAAGATCGGACGGCAGTTGTAGCGAACGAGAGAAGTTGCCCTCGCTACGTTCGCGGCGGTGGAAGCTGCCGTTGCCGGGGGTGTTCAGTGCGCGCCGGCCGCTGACACTGAGTGTGCGGCCATGGGCCTCGATCGTGATTTGGTCAGGTGCCACCCCCGGCACCTCCATGCGGATGACGTAGCCGTCGTTGTCGCTGAAGACGTTGACCGGCGGAAACACCCCTCGCCCCGAGAGTCCGAAGTCGACACCGAGCGGATTCTCGAACACGCGGTCGAGTTCACGTTGTAGGTTCAACAAGCTGCTGACCGGATCGAATTCCGGCCCGAAGCGCAGGAAAGCCATGATTGCCTCCTCAAAGGTTGTGCAATTGGTGCTGCGTCTTGCGGGTGTCGACGGCCCGCTCGGGCGCGGCGTTCGGGTGCGAATCTAAGGCCGGCGTGCTCGCTGTCAAGGGCAGCGTCGAAGCCGGCAAGTGCAGTGGGGCGGCCGGTGCGGATTAGGCGGCGCCGGCTTGGCCCCCGGCGCCGGCCGGCAGCATGCCGGCGGCGTCGGGGCGGGTGCGCAGCTCGGCGATCAGGCGATCGAGCTGCACCGAGATGTCGCGCACGTAGTCGTAAAGGTGCTTGTGAATCAGCGCTTGGGTCACCACGCAGCGCAGTTGGCTGGGGCAACGCCAGGCGGTCTCGATCATCAGCGACAGCGTCATCCACGCGCGCCGCGGCGAGGCCGCCAGAATGCACGTCCACAGCACGCGGAAGAAGATGCGCAGCTCGCGCGAATTCGAGATCATGCGCGAGCGGATCTCCGCGCCGCGGTTGAGCGCCAAGGCCATCGTGCGGGCGCGGAAGTTGCGGTAGTCGTACAAGCGGTGCAGCAGCCGGCGGTAGCCTTCATAGAGCTCGAGCCGCGACATGCCGTGCGGTAACACGTTGGTGAACACGAACTGATCGCCGACCGATTCTGCCAGCAGGCGCTTGGCTGCTTTTAGGCGGTTGTAAAGCGGCGTCTTGGGCAGGGCGTTGAGCATGCCGGTCATCGAGATCGGGATGCGGGCTTCCTGAATGAAGCGGAACTGCTCGTCGAAGATGCCGGCGTCGTCGTGGTCGAAGCCGACGATCATGCCGGCCATGACCTCGATGCCGGCGCGCTGGATGCGGTGCACGGCGCTCAGTAGATCTTCGCGCAGGTTTTGCGTCTTGTGGGTCTCTTGCAGGCTGGCGGCGCGCGGGGTCTCGATGCCGACGAAAATGGCGGTGAAATTGGCAGCGCGCATCAGCTGCAACAGCTCATCGTCTTGGGCGACGTTGAGCGTCACCTCGGTCATGAAGTCGATCGGATAGCCATGCGCAGCCTGCCACTCGGCGATGGCCTTGAGCAGGGCCTTGGCGTCCTTCTTGTTGCCGATGAAATTATCGTCGACGACGAAGATGTTGTTGATGCCGAGATCATGGATGGCCTGCACCTCCGCCATCACTTGCGCCACCCCTTTGGTGCGCGGCTTGCGGCCGTACATCACGATGATGTCGCAGAACTCGCAGTTATAGGGGCAGCCGCGGGCGAACTGGATGGTCATGGTGCGGTAGTGCTCGGTGCGCAACAGGTCGAAGCGGGGCAGGGGAGAGTCGTGCATGCTCGGCTTCTCCTCCTGGCGATACTCCGAATGCCAACTGCCGGCGGCGTAGTCGCGCAGAAACTGCGGCCAGGTGTACTCGGCCTCATCGACGAAAACGACGTCGACGCGCTCGCGCAGCTCCTCCGGACACAAGGAGGCGAACGGCCCGCCCGCGACCACGAACTTGCCCCGCCGCTTGAAGCCGTCGATGATCTCGAACATGCGCTGCTTGTGGACGACGTAGCCGGTGATGCCGACGATGTCGGCGTCGGTGTCGAAGTCGATCGGTTCGACGTTTTCGTCGCACAGCACCAGCTCGTGCCCCGGCGGGGTGATGCCGGCCACGGTCGGCAGCGACAGATTGGGAAACAGGCACTTCTTGTTGAGGCTGGGCAAGATGCGATCGAAAGTCCAGAAGGACTCGGGGTTCTTCGGGGCAATCAGATATATCTTCACACGGCACCTTCCCTTCCTGCTCGCTCGCGCCGAGGGTGCGCGGCCGCGGGCGCTAGCCACGGGCGCACTTTGCTCTGCTGCACTACCGCTTGTACTGCACGCAGCGGCGCTCGGCCAGTAGCAATTCGCCGCCGTGACACATCGGTTACAGGGCGGTGATGTATTGCAGAAGGGTGCGCGCGCCGAAGCCGGTGGCGCCGACTGGATGGGCCGGGAAGGGCTTGTCGGTGACGACGGTGCTGGAGAAGTCGATGTGTGCCCACGGCCGCTCGCCGACGAACTCGCGCAGGAACAGGCCGCCGATGATGGTGCCGGCGTAACCCTCGCCGGTGTTCTTGAGGTCGGCAATGCGGCTGTTGAGATCGGGGCGGTAGTCCTCCACTAGCGGGAGCTGCCACAGGTTCTCCCCCGCGCGCTGGCCGGCAGCAATCAGAGCCGCAACCAGCTGCGGGTCGCTGCCCATGATGCCGGCGTAGCGCCGGCCGAGGGCGGCGCCGACCGCGGCGGTCAGGGTGGCCAGGTCAATGATTACATCCGGCTTGCCCCGCGCCGCATAAGACAAAGCGTCGGCGAGGACCAGCCGGCCCTCGGCGTCGGTGTTGAGAACCTCGATCGTCTTGCCGTTGTAGGCTCGGACCACGTCGCCAGGCTTGAGCGCGCGCCCCCCGGGCATGTTTTCGGCCGCGGCGATGTAAGCGCGAACCTCAACCGGCGGGGCCAGCTGGGCGATTACACTCATTGCCCCAAGCACGGCGGCGCCGCCGGCCATATCGCGCTTCTGCGGTTGCATCGCTTCAGGGTTCTTGAGCGACAGGCCGCCGCTATCGAAGGTGATGCCTTTGCCGGCAATAGCCAGGCGGAGCTTGGCCCGTGTGCGTGGGCGGTAGACCAACTCGATCAGCCGGGGCGGCTGCGCACTGCCCTGTGCCACCCCCAGTATCGCCCCCATGCGCAGGCGGGCCAGCGGGCCCGGACCGAGGATGCGCGCTTGCAGGTGCTGGCGCTGCGCCAAGCGGCGCGCCGCCCCAGCCAGCGCAGCCGGTGTCAGCGCCGCGGCCGGAGTCATGACCAAGTCGCGCGCGTAGCAGGCGGCGGCGGCGAACAGCTGGCCGCGCTCGAGTGCCGTGCGCCGGCCGGCGCCGGCGCGTGCGACGTGGATGTCAACACGCGCGGGATGGCTGGCCGGGCAAGGCCGTGACTTGAAACGCTCGAAGCCGTACGCGCTCAGCGCTAGGCCCTCGGCGACGTGGAACACGGCTTCGGTCGATTCGAGGCCCTTGCCGAACGCCACCGCTGCGCCGTTCGCCTTCAGCTCGCGGGCGTGGCGGACTACCACGTCGGCCAGCTGATGCCAGGTGCGCGGGGACGCGGTGGGGGCGCAGCCGGCAAGGACGATGGTGTGCGGCGCGATCGCGCCGTGGGTTTGGAAGAGCAGGGTGGTGTCTTCGGCGCCTTTGAAGTCGGCGCGTTTCGTGGTCGCGCTCAGGTGGCCAGTCAGGGCCTGACCGAGCGAAGCAAGATCGCCCTGCACTCCGCTCACCGACGTAGCGATCACCAGCAGCTCGGCCTTGCTATCGGCTGGCCGGTTGGTGGCGAGTGTGAGCTGGGGTGAGGTGTGCGTGTCAGCCACTATGCCGCCTCAGGTAGTCGAGAATGATTGCCATTTCTTCATCGGTCAGCGGCGCAACGCCGGCGCGCGCCAAGACGTCTTGCATACGGACTACCTGGTATTTCCACATCTCGTACTTCAGCAGTGTCGGCGCATATACCCGGTGGCAGTCATTGCTGCAGCGGGCAGCGTAGAGCTTGGCGCCGGGGGAATCGGCGTCCGGCAGCCGGGCGCAAGCCGCTAGCAGCACCACGCTTAGCGCGGCGTAACAGACTCCGCCCGCAGCTCGCAAGGGCTCAGCCTTCTTCCCGGTAAGAGGCCGTTTGTCCGGTGGTCTCTTCGACGCCGATCTCGATCGCCTCGAGGCCTGCGATACCCTCGGCCTGCAACTCCCGGCGCAGCTCGCCGGCGAGGTAGCGCGCCAGCTCTTCGGCCGAGGTGTGGACAATCGGCAGCAGCACCACATCGGTGCGGGGGATCCGAAACTCGTCCCGCTCGTAGCCCACGACCACGTGCGGCCCGTCCTCGCTGATCGTCAGGCAGTCGCTCTGGAGCGGTACCAACGTGCGCTCATTGAGCCGCTCGCACAGGCGGCGCGCGATGTTCTTGACCACCGCGAAATCAATGACGTAGCCGTTGGCGCCGAGCCGTCCCTGGACCTCGACCGAAACTCGGTAGTTGTGTCCGTGCAACTTCTCGCGAAACCCGGGATAGGCGATGAAATGGGCGGCCGAGAACTTGAGGTAGTCCTTGGTGACGTGAACCTTGAAGGACTCACGGGCCATTGCCGGTCACGCTATCACGCCGTTGTGCACCTGCAAGCGGCGGCGTCATCGGATGCCGCCGGCGTCGCGGCCACAACCCTCTTCAGTGTTTGAGCTTCTCGATTTCTTCCTTGATCTCGGGGACGGCCTTGAAGAGATCGGCAACCAAGCCGTAATCGGCGACCTGGAAGATCGGCGCTTCCGCGTCCTTGTTGATCGCCACGATGACTTTGGAATCCTTCATGCCGGCGAGGTGCTGAATCGCGCCGGAGATGCCGACGGCGATGTAGAGCTCGGGGGCAACCACTTTGCCGGTCTGACCGACTTGGAGATCGTTGGGTACGAAGCCGGCGTCCACCGCTGCGCGGCTGGCGCCCATCGCAGCGCCCAGGCTGTCGGCCAGTGGCTCCAAAATGGTGGTAAAGCCCTCGGCACTCTTGAGACCGCGGCCGCCGGCCACGACGATGCGCGCCTCGGTCAGCACCGGCCGGTCGGACTTGCTTTCGTTGAAGCCGACGAACTTGATCTTCGAACCCGCCGCAGCGGGTGCCGCCGCGAGCTTTTCGATCTCGGCGCTGCCGCCCTTTTGCGCCGCGTCGAAGGCCGTGGCGCGCACGCTGATGACCTTCTTCTGCGACTCGAACTTCACCGTAGCAGTGGCGTTACCGGCGTACACCGGGCGCAGCACCGTCCCGTCGTCGTTGATGCCGATCACGTCGCTGGCCATACCGGCGTCGAGACGGATGGCGACGCGGGGCAGCAAGTCCTTGCCCACGGCCGTCGCCGTGGCCAGGACGATGTCGGCGCCCTTGTCCTTGGCGATTTGCGTCAGCGTGGCCGCATAAGCGTCGGCGACGTAATGTTCGAGGGCCGGGCTATCGATCACCAACACCTTCTTGACGCCGTACTCGGCCAGAGTGGCGGCCAGGGCATCAAGCCCGTGGCCGAGCAAGACAGCGTAACACTCACCGCCGAATTTGGCCGCGGCTTGCTTGCCGGCGCTGAGTGCGACCAGCGTGGTCTTGGGAAACTTGCCGTGCGCGTGCTCGGCGAACACCAGAACGTTGCTCATGGGACGAGGCTCCTTGTTGCTACGCTAGATGACTTTGGCTTCGGTATGGAGCAGCTGGACCAGCTCGGGCACGGAACCTACCACTTTGCCAGCCTGGCGCTTGGGCGGCGGAGCGAGCGAAAGCAGCTTGAGCTTCGGTGCGACATCGACGCCGAGATCCGCCACCGGGATCTCTTTGAGCTCCTTCTTGCGCGCCTTCATGATGCCGGGCAATGAAGCGTAACGCGGCTCGTTCAGCCGCAGGTCCGCCGTGATGATGCCGGGCAGGCCGAAAGCGACATCTTCGAGGCCGCCGTCCACCTCGCGCGTGACGGTGACGGACTTCTGGTCGGCGCTGAACTCGACCTTCGAGGCGAAGGTACCCTGCGGCCAACCGAGCAACTCCGCCAGCATCTGGCCCGCCTGGTTGGCGTCGTCGTCGATGGCCTGCTTGCCCAGCAAGACCAGGTCGGGATTCTCGCTGCGGACCAGCTTTTCGAGGATGCGCGCGACGCCGACAGAGTCCAACTCCTGCTCGGCGATCACCAGAATGGCCCGGTCGGCACCCATCGCCAGCCCGGTGCGCAGTTGCTCCTGGCAGGCCTTGCCGCCGATACCAGCCAACACCACCTCGGTGCCGCTGACTTTCTCCTTGATGCGGAGGGCCTCTTCGATGGCGATTTCGTCGAACGGGTTGACGACGTACTTGAGATTGTCGGTGACGATGCCGGTACCGTCCGGCTTGACCTTGATCGTGGCATTCGGGTCCGGGACCCGCTTGGCGGCAACGATTATTTTCACGGGGACCTCCTCGGAGGGAATTCAAAAGCCGCGGCTTTGTACCATCCGGGCTCTGGTTGGGTCAAGGTAGCTGGGTTGCTAGGGGCGCACGACAGGAACGTGAGATCCGTGTCTGAGGCTGATTTGCCTTTGGCAGTCTTTCGGCATATGTTGCCGAAAGAGCGGAGGTGAAGGATGGCAGAGGACTCCAAGGTTCCCGAGGAACTCAGGCACCTTGCCGCCCAACTCGGGCGCCCGCGGGCGATGCGGCGAGCGTCGGTGTCGGAACGTTGGATGAAATGTACCAAGGAGGCGTGCGCGTGCGGCAGCGATGAACACGCGCGCCACGGTCCCTATTTCAGCGTCACCTGGGCGGAGGCGGGGAAGACGCGGTCGCGGCTGGTCAGGGCCGAGCAACTGCCCGTGGTGCGCCAGCAAATTGAAGCCGATCGCGAGTTTCGTCGGGACGTGGCGGCCTATCGCCAGGCCAGCCAGCATTGGGCTGATGCTCAGCTCGCCGAGATCCTCCAGGAGGCCGCCTCGGACGAGGCGGCCAAAAAGGGGGGCTCAAAGAGGCATTCGCGAGCGAAGTCGCCGCCGAAATCGAGACGCTGGTAGGTCCGGGGGCAGTTGACGGCCTCGACTTCGAGGCCATCGAGACCGCCGCGCGCCGCCAAGCCCTGCGCGTGGCCGCCCGGGTCATCGAGCGACGGTTCAACTCCGACACCTCGGATCATGCCGGGCCGGCGTTGCCGTGCGCATGCGGCCAGCCGGCGCGCTACGCCGGGCGTCACAACAAGACGTTCACCACCGCGCTGGGCGAGCTGACGCTCTCACGCGCCTACTACTACTGCGAGCCGTGTGCGGCCGGCTTCTGTCCGCGCGACCGGGCGCTGGGACTGCAAGACAGCTCGCTTTCCCCGGCGACGACCCGCATGGTGGGCAAGTCCGCATCGATGGTCAGCTTCGGTGAGTCCAGTGAGTTGATGCACGAGTTGGCGGGCGTCAGCGTCGATGCCAAGCAGGTCGAGCGCACCGCCGAGGCGCTCGGACGCGAGATCGCTTGCGACGAACGCTCCGTGATCGAACCCTCGATGCCCACAGCGCCGACGATGTATCTGGGAATGGACGGTACGGGAGTTCCAGTACGGACCTCGGAGCTCGAAGGACGCAAGGGCAAGCAGAGCGACGGCTCGGCCAAGACGCGCGAGGTCAAGCTCGTCACGACCTGGACCGCACAGCGCTATGACAAGGAGGGCGTGCCCGTGCGCGACCCAGGATCGGTCAGCTATTCGGCCGCCATCGAGAGTGCCGCCAGCCGCGATACCGACGACAGCCTGTCCGACTTCGCCCAGCGTGTCGAGCGCGAGGCGCGCCGCAGCGGCTTCGAGCAGGCCCAACGCCGTGTCGTCTTGGGCGACGGGGCGCCCTGGATCTGGAACCTCGCCGACGAACAGTTCCCCGGTGCCGTGCAGATCGTCGACCTCTTCCACGCCAAGGGCCACTTGTGGGACGCGGCCAAGGCCATCTACGGCGCCGCCAGTGAACTCGGGGTGCAATGGGGCAAAGAGCGGCGCGACGAACTGGAAGAGGGCAAGATCGACGCCGTACTTGCTGAGTTGCGGGTCCATGCGGCTGCCAACGACGAGGCCCGCAAGTGTGTAGGCTACCTCACCAACAACCGCCAGCGGATGCGCTACCCCGAGTTCCGCGCCCAAGGCCTGTGCACTTCGACCGGCGTCGTCGAAGCCGGCTGCAAGACGGTGGTAGGCACCCGGCTCAAGCGTGCTGGGATGCGCTGGACTATCGCTGGCGCCGACGCGATCATCGCGCTGCGTTGCTGCGTGCTCTCTGGTCGCTTCGAGGATTTCTGGGAGCGACGCTCCGCGGCGGGCGCGAACGGGTGCACTGCGGTCATCTCACAAAATTGACGTGCGCCCGGTTGCTAGCCTGCGATGTCACGCGGCATCGTCCAGCCAGGCGCGGCCGAGCGATAGCTTGCGGCCGCGCACGGTGGCCAAAACGTACGGTCCTTGTGGTAGCACGGCCACGTGCGCCCCCGAACCGTGGCGCACCAGGCTGCGTTGCAGGGCTTCTTCCACGCTCGGGGCGTAATCGACCAGTAGGCCGCGCGCAACGTCTGCGCCGATCCCGTCGCTGACGAGCGTTACCTGCGCCTTGCGCAGCACCTGACACAAGTGCTGCACCATCCACTGGTCGATGCTGAAGTAACCGCGGGCGGTGATGCGGGCCATGAACTGCTCCGGGCTGCCGGCCTGGCGCAGCAGGTGCCGGAAGTCGGCACTGCCGATTCCTTCAGTAATGGCGGCGGCAAGGATGATGGAGCCGCCGCGGCGCACGATGTTCAGTGCCGCCACCATGCCCTTGATCGACTGATAGTAGGTATCATCAAGCGGAAAGCCGCCGGCCGAGGCGATAACGATGTCGGCGGGGCGATCGAGTTCGGCACAGACCTCGTGCTCGATGAAGCGCACGCCCGCGTCGTGGGCTCGTTCGAGATCACCGGCAAAGACGCCGGTGAGTTGGCGCTCGCGATCGAGGGTGACGTTGAACAGGAAGTCGATCCCGACGCGGTGCGCGATCTCCAGTAGATCGGCGTGGAACGGATTGCCCGCGATGATGCCCGGACCGACGTGGCCTTCGAGCATCTGGGCGCCGTGGGCGCTGCGCATGGTGTCGATTCCCGCCAGCCCCGGCGCCACGCCTTTGCGCCCGCCCGAATAGCCGGCCATCAGGTGCGGCTCGATGAGACCGGTGACGACCTTCAGACCCGCCGCGACATAGCCGCGATCGAGCCAGATCTCGGTGCCTCGCGTGGTGCGCCCGAGGTGAATGTGCTCCTCGGTGTTGCGCGCCACGTGATTGCGGA
Above is a genomic segment from Deltaproteobacteria bacterium containing:
- a CDS encoding slipin family protein is translated as MIIGPLATVLLLVVVALAAGVKVLSEYERGVVFRLGRLVPVRGPGIIYVIPLIEQLQRLDLRTITLDVPSQDVITRDNVSVKVSAVLYFRVVDAGRAVVEVQNFMYATSQIAQTTLRSVCGQAHLDELLAEREKFNARLQEIIDMHTEPWGVKVVSVEVKHIDLPLEMQRAMARQAEAERLRRSKVINAEGEYQAAARLAEAADVMQAEPVAIQLRLLQALAQVGTERNHTVVVPIPIDVIRALMARR
- a CDS encoding aminopeptidase P N-terminal domain-containing protein; translated protein: MPIDQQTHAQRRRAVMDRIGPESAALFVAAPVVLRSHDTEYRHRQDSDFYYLTGVLEPDAVCLLLPAQPEGEEFVLFVQPRDPERESWAGARMGVEGAVARYGANVAYTLDELDEKILAYVGARERLYCCLTQPPELTARILGWLRQWRRQRPRSGQGPVALCDPSTVVHELRLFKDEQELAAMRRAAAIAAAAHLTAMRAVRPGVCEYEIEALLDYTFRKQGAWGPAYPSIVASGSNATVLHYTANDRVMQDGDLVLIDAGAEFEGYCSDITRTYPVGPDFSGPQRDLYELVLHAQLAAIEMIRPGVRVDEIHQHTVKLLVEGLVTLGVLAGNPAEIIEKEEYKQLYLHRTSHWLGLDVHDAGLYKIAGESRLLEPGMVLTVEPGIYAGNQAQSVAAKWSGIGVRIEDDVLVTAAGHEVLSAAVPKSLAELAAVRRWSRRARATPGGQV
- a CDS encoding Hsp20/alpha crystallin family protein; protein product: MTEQELSVRTKKELAKEEHTRAGRTFMPDVDIYETPDKLWLWADMPGVDEKSVDVSLADGVLAISGQVALQEYDNLNPVYTEYRVGNYQRRFTLSDRIDSTRITARITNGVLELELPKAEAAKPRKIAVAAQ
- a CDS encoding Hsp20/alpha crystallin family protein, yielding MAFLRFGPEFDPVSSLLNLQRELDRVFENPLGVDFGLSGRGVFPPVNVFSDNDGYVIRMEVPGVAPDQITIEAHGRTLSVSGRRALNTPGNGSFHRRERSEGNFSRSLQLPSDLDPGKAEALCKYGLLTIRIPKREAAKPRQITVQTA
- a CDS encoding DUF4070 domain-containing protein; the protein is MKIYLIAPKNPESFWTFDRILPSLNKKCLFPNLSLPTVAGITPPGHELVLCDENVEPIDFDTDADIVGITGYVVHKQRMFEIIDGFKRRGKFVVAGGPFASLCPEELRERVDVVFVDEAEYTWPQFLRDYAAGSWHSEYRQEEKPSMHDSPLPRFDLLRTEHYRTMTIQFARGCPYNCEFCDIIVMYGRKPRTKGVAQVMAEVQAIHDLGINNIFVVDDNFIGNKKDAKALLKAIAEWQAAHGYPIDFMTEVTLNVAQDDELLQLMRAANFTAIFVGIETPRAASLQETHKTQNLREDLLSAVHRIQRAGIEVMAGMIVGFDHDDAGIFDEQFRFIQEARIPISMTGMLNALPKTPLYNRLKAAKRLLAESVGDQFVFTNVLPHGMSRLELYEGYRRLLHRLYDYRNFRARTMALALNRGAEIRSRMISNSRELRIFFRVLWTCILAASPRRAWMTLSLMIETAWRCPSQLRCVVTQALIHKHLYDYVRDISVQLDRLIAELRTRPDAAGMLPAGAGGQAGAA
- a CDS encoding leucyl aminopeptidase, with product MADTHTSPQLTLATNRPADSKAELLVIATSVSGVQGDLASLGQALTGHLSATTKRADFKGAEDTTLLFQTHGAIAPHTIVLAGCAPTASPRTWHQLADVVVRHARELKANGAAVAFGKGLESTEAVFHVAEGLALSAYGFERFKSRPCPASHPARVDIHVARAGAGRRTALERGQLFAAAACYARDLVMTPAAALTPAALAGAARRLAQRQHLQARILGPGPLARLRMGAILGVAQGSAQPPRLIELVYRPRTRAKLRLAIAGKGITFDSGGLSLKNPEAMQPQKRDMAGGAAVLGAMSVIAQLAPPVEVRAYIAAAENMPGGRALKPGDVVRAYNGKTIEVLNTDAEGRLVLADALSYAARGKPDVIIDLATLTAAVGAALGRRYAGIMGSDPQLVAALIAAGQRAGENLWQLPLVEDYRPDLNSRIADLKNTGEGYAGTIIGGLFLREFVGERPWAHIDFSSTVVTDKPFPAHPVGATGFGARTLLQYITAL
- a CDS encoding 6-carboxytetrahydropterin synthase, with protein sequence MARESFKVHVTKDYLKFSAAHFIAYPGFREKLHGHNYRVSVEVQGRLGANGYVIDFAVVKNIARRLCERLNERTLVPLQSDCLTISEDGPHVVVGYERDEFRIPRTDVVLLPIVHTSAEELARYLAGELRRELQAEGIAGLEAIEIGVEETTGQTASYREEG
- a CDS encoding electron transfer flavoprotein subunit alpha/FixB family protein, which codes for MSNVLVFAEHAHGKFPKTTLVALSAGKQAAAKFGGECYAVLLGHGLDALAATLAEYGVKKVLVIDSPALEHYVADAYAATLTQIAKDKGADIVLATATAVGKDLLPRVAIRLDAGMASDVIGINDDGTVLRPVYAGNATATVKFESQKKVISVRATAFDAAQKGGSAEIEKLAAAPAAAGSKIKFVGFNESKSDRPVLTEARIVVAGGRGLKSAEGFTTILEPLADSLGAAMGASRAAVDAGFVPNDLQVGQTGKVVAPELYIAVGISGAIQHLAGMKDSKVIVAINKDAEAPIFQVADYGLVADLFKAVPEIKEEIEKLKH
- a CDS encoding electron transfer flavoprotein subunit beta/FixA family protein, which codes for MKIIVAAKRVPDPNATIKVKPDGTGIVTDNLKYVVNPFDEIAIEEALRIKEKVSGTEVVLAGIGGKACQEQLRTGLAMGADRAILVIAEQELDSVGVARILEKLVRSENPDLVLLGKQAIDDDANQAGQMLAELLGWPQGTFASKVEFSADQKSVTVTREVDGGLEDVAFGLPGIITADLRLNEPRYASLPGIMKARKKELKEIPVADLGVDVAPKLKLLSLAPPPKRQAGKVVGSVPELVQLLHTEAKVI
- a CDS encoding ISKra4 family transposase, which produces METLVGPGAVDGLDFEAIETAARRQALRVAARVIERRFNSDTSDHAGPALPCACGQPARYAGRHNKTFTTALGELTLSRAYYYCEPCAAGFCPRDRALGLQDSSLSPATTRMVGKSASMVSFGESSELMHELAGVSVDAKQVERTAEALGREIACDERSVIEPSMPTAPTMYLGMDGTGVPVRTSELEGRKGKQSDGSAKTREVKLVTTWTAQRYDKEGVPVRDPGSVSYSAAIESAASRDTDDSLSDFAQRVEREARRSGFEQAQRRVVLGDGAPWIWNLADEQFPGAVQIVDLFHAKGHLWDAAKAIYGAASELGVQWGKERRDELEEGKIDAVLAELRVHAAANDEARKCVGYLTNNRQRMRYPEFRAQGLCTSTGVVEAGCKTVVGTRLKRAGMRWTIAGADAIIALRCCVLSGRFEDFWERRSAAGANGCTAVISQN